From Coccinella septempunctata chromosome 4, icCocSept1.1, whole genome shotgun sequence, a single genomic window includes:
- the LOC123311289 gene encoding protein FAN-like: MDKERFSLLQLDPGEIYFEDFSVIFIPAGTSKGTYDSKKQDGRLKMCSKSLVFDPKDITKPLLKIPLKDCTVIEQWKGSSKFIDSKNVLVVNSKEYIEMFECNIIAPYIYKGSANFLFILKYGNIINCLPQICQLHRASSLPAAEQIDMIATIVHSRQARVSFDQLWLDLYEKVVLETQVDKVTPLVVNPGRILLSTSRIFFQPYNNVEPHPVIKINLSSIKQILKRRFLLRHTGLEIYSNENSLIPHIYVSFSSRKERDHFYDELIRQPEFKLSEITPSVMTLQWQNGIISNYEYLLYINSLGDRTINDLTQYPVFPWIISNYCSEELDLSDPQNYRDLSKPVGALNPSRLQKLLERYEEMTDPKFLYGSHYSTPGFVLFYLARLYPHYVLCLQSGRFDHPDRMFNSLCDVYKNCLNNMSDFKELIPEFYDTTQKGKFLVNDMGINFGYRYNGVKVGDVELPPWAKNSRDLVEKLSEALESDIVSDNLHSWIDLIFGYKQQGEEAKKANNLFYYLCYEGNVDLDSITDLNQRHALEVQIMEFGQIPKQVFTVPHPRRKSKLLLLKEPSDSHRKPNPQEKWLQMCEVDNFATFSTHKNTVGSIFISKDQKNIVSVGHDSKLKVFSMETKRQIRSANIGNMPLSSCVQLPNVNILVVGGWDNQIVLYDLDYGKITETVFAHEDAITCLSWGETSNLLVSGSGDCTVKVWKGLNAGGVVKPIQCLYKQLDHNSHVSCLKFDQENAFLAVGTEDGEVYIWKTSEFSLHKKYQVGSSIKCIDYSPDGTKLALGGMDGVFQIIDTTAGLAVFRKILNSSLTSLKWSRCLLIIGCENGSLMIWNIVEVKLLYEFVAHKGAITTVDIAKDETFICSGGGDHQVKVWNPK, encoded by the exons ATGGATAAAGAAAG ATTTTCCCTTCTACAGCTGGATCCTGGAGAAATTTATTTTGAGGATTTCAGTGTTATTTTCATTCCTGCTGGTACATCAAAGGGTACCTATGATTCTAAAAAGCAGGATGGTAGATTGAAAATGTGCTCAAAGTCTTTAGTATTTGATCCGAAAGATATAACCAAACCTTTACTAAAAATTCCCTTGAAAGATTGTACTGTTATAGAGCAATGGAAAGGTAGTTCGAAATTTATTGACAGTAAAAATGTTTTGGTAGTGAATTCAAAGGAATATATTGAAATGTTTGAGTGTAATATAATTGCACCATATATTTACAAAGGTTCTGCAAATTTTCTCTTCATTCTAAAGTATGGGAATATAATTAATTGTTTACCTCAAATATGTCAGTTGCACAGAGCTAGCAGTTTGCCAGCAGCTGAACAAATTGATATG ATAGCTACAATTGTCCATTCAAGACAGGCAAGAGTTAGTTTCGATCAACTCTGGTTAGATTTATATGAAAAAGTCGTATTAGAAACTCAAGTTGATAAAGTAACTCCATTAGTAGTCAATCCAGGGCGTATTTTGCTTTCAACTTCAAGGATATTCTTCCAGCCTTATAATAACGTTGAACCA CATCCAGTTATCAAAATAAACCTGAGCAGTATAAAGCAGATACTCAAAAGGCGATTTCTGCTTCGTCATACG GGTCTAGAAATTTATTCTAATGAAAACAGTCTGATTCCTCATATTTATGTTTCATTTTCGAGTAGAAAAGAAAGAGATCATTTTTATGATGAACTTATAAGACAACCAGAGTTCAAATTGAGTGAAATCACACCCAGTGTGATGACTCTCCAGTGGCAGAATGGTATTATTTCCAATTATGAGTACCTACTGTATATAAACAG TTTAGGAGATAGAACAATCAATGACCTTACACAGTATCCCGTCTTCCCTTGGATCATATCAAACTACTGTAGTGAAGAATTAGATCTTAGTgatccacaaaactacagagaTCTATCCAAACCAGTGGGTGCACTGAACCCTTCGAGGCTTCAGAAGCTGTTGGAGCGCTATGAAGAGATGACTGATCCAAAATTTCTGTATGGATCCCATTATTCAACACCAGGTTTCGTATTATTCTATTTAGCTAGGCTCTATCCTCACTACGTTCTGTGTCTTCAAAGTGGTAGGTTTGACCATCCAGACAGAATGTTCAATTCTCTGTGTGACGTTTATAAAAACTGCCTAAACAACATGTCAGACTTCAAGGAACTTATACCGGAATTTTATGATACAACACAAAAAGGGAAGTTTCTGGTGAATGACATGGGGATCAATTTTGGATACAGATATAATGGTGTGAAGGTGGGAGATGTTGAGCTACCTCCATGGGCCAAGAACTCTAGAGATTTAGTGGAGAAATTGAGTGAGGCTCTAGAAAGTGATATTGTTTCTGATAATCTACATTCTTGGATTGATCTCATTTTTGGCTATAAACAGCAGGGTGAAGAGGCCAAGAAAGCAAACAATC TTTTTTACTATCTTTGCTATGAAGGCAATGTTGATCTAGATTCAATCACCGACTTGAATCAGCGTCATGCATTAGAGGTGCAAATAATGGAATTTGGTCAGATTCCAAAACAGGTGTTCACGGTGCCTCATCCAAGAAGAAAATCGAAATTACTTCTGCTCAAGGAACCTTCAGATTCCCATAGAAAACCTAATCCTCAAG AAAAATGGTTGCAAATGTGTGAGGTAGATAATTTTGCTACCTTCAGCACTCATAAAAATACGGTTGGTTCTATTTTCATATCCAAAGATCAGAAGAATATTGTGTCAGTTGGACACGACTCTAAACTGAAGGTGTTTTCAATGGAAACTAAGAGACAGATTCGAAGTGCCAATATTGGAAATATGCCTCTCAGTAGTTGTGTACAATTGCCCAATGTTAACATTTTAGTTGTGGGAGGCTGGGATAATCAGAT AGTATTGTATGATTTGGACTATGGTAAAATAACTGAAACAGTATTTGCCCATGAAGATGCTATAACTTGCTTGTCTTGGGGTGAAACATCAAATCTATTAGTCTCTGGCAGTGGTGATTGTACAGTGAAAGTATGGAAAGGATTAAATGCAGGAGGTGTTGTTAAACCTATACAATGTCTTTATAAACAACTCGACCACAACAGTCATGTTAGTTGTTTAAAATTTGATCA GGAAAATGCGTTTCTTGCTGTTGGTACTGAAGATGGAGAGGTCTACATTTGGAAAACGTCAGAATTTTCTttgcataaaaaatatcaagTGGGGTCTAGCATAAAGTGCATAGATTATAGTCCAGATGGAACTAAATTAGCACTTGGGGGAATGGACGGAGTATTTCAAATTATCGACACTACCGCAGGATTGGCTGTGTTTCGTAAGATTCTAAATTCTAGTTTGACGTCGCTGAAGTGGAGCAGATGTCTGCTTATTATAGGATGTGAGAATGGAAGTCTAATGATATGGAATATTGTTGAAGTGAAGCTACTTTATGAATTTGTGGCACACAAAG GTGCGATAACTACAGTGGATATTGCTAAAGATGAAACATTCATTTGCAGTGGTGGAGGAGATCATCAAGTTAAAGTATGGAATCCAAAGTAA
- the LOC123312165 gene encoding protein phosphatase PHLPP-like protein, translating into MLVHAKKPLRFSSQVTTFPLIEEQENIELDSLENGEDGNHSQDDEKDAELPRDTDQKNLKYLNLNNLCKNSHQISECYVEEIVLARESIKSLADVQVLSLRSNGIHNFPTSVLQLTALTVLDISDNELLTLPPEINQLKSLQELVLDQNLLSVLPTTIWDLKKLDVLKVACNRITVPPDKQLDMRSLVFTDAEQKIENSWKNNGISTLNLRSNRLKGNIILGNYGNLIELDVSENNIEHLDLSALEQLQTVQCSRNSLTQLIIHGKQLTSLIAGNNKLKSLAVTFPPSNLRHIDVSYNDLDSLPEWLSGCSDIRCIFASNNNLQTLPEHLFCNEMPYLHTLQLAYNQLQMLPTIQRKLPIQEMFLQNNSLSNLPKTLFRYIPDMKVLNLSNNRLCDLPIPDSVLLLEKLFLTANCLIDRSLEKMTPFLTNIRMLHAAYNNFTSLPESCVLYWTEIEEIVLSGNKLLKLPNEIEKLKHLTVLRVHSNLLQNIPKLSSLTSLRVLDLAHNQLDRIDLTDLIPPNLKFLDLSCNTKLHVDSHQFNTYRTQRPMSLVDVSGKNRTTLPLTPSPFCENDLTEYSWSVGFSETSGCKQKLYISQIRLPAFCNTEALFGMFDGENNSSVPVGVDKVVPRILLEERTVKETAVDYMKYTMLSAHRELKDKGQKQGLNAVIVHILKTKQTPEYSFCGGPKKYIMKIASVGDIKLVLGRASGPVKLLPVKQRKQIRTNPQLPYTVPDPDLTDVFLDEEYEYMIIANKTLWEVISPENAIREVTLQRNVILAAKRLQDLAQSYGAEENLSIIVVKFNILSTDVDLLMRELRQTFRKSKYQSESGFSSSTTCQPGCCCEALNNECVTCIGKVLNEDRSSPSGQSDHNCSDCNSSAKLFISQLNKQSDSSGRSVRSVTPSIFESIGVKASPERRSYRGVAKALRARREEERNKDDSDSALSEEQFKCWEYMLEQNTHILFDKELNTLKKKGKKSQLAPKTSQLSRSNPLLTEQTTSNNSSGGFLSRQFGSARSFNPLVSRSPSRFTLDKKLLGGPHAAYFGSLQRLMPYNLEYDFAVMHERGLADSLDLDRMQQYWGVTTTEL; encoded by the exons ATGTTGGTTCACGCCAAGAAGCCTCTTAGATTCAGCAGCCAGGTGACAACATTTCCGCTAATAGAAGAGCAGGAAAACATTGAACTGGATTCTTTGGAAAATGGGGAAGATGGCAATCATTCTCAA GATGACGAGAAGGATGCAGAATTACCGAGGGACACAGACCAGAAAAACCTCAAATACCTCAATCTGAACAATCTCTGCAAGAATTCTCATCAAATCAGTGAATGTTACGTTGAAGAAATAGTTCTAGCTAGGGAGTCAATCAAATCACTTGCAGACGTCCAAGTTCTTAGCTTGAGATCGAACGGTATTCATAATTTTCCTACCAGTGTATTACAGTTGACAGCCCTCACAGTTTTGGATATTTCGGACAATGAATTGCTAACGTTACCACCAGAAATAAACCAACTGAAGAG TCTGCAAGAATTGGTGTTGGATCAGAATCTGCTCAGTGTACTCCCCACGACCATATGGGATTTGAAGAAGTTGGACGTTCTGAAGGTGGCATGTAACAGGATTACGGTGCCTCCGGACAAGCAGCTGGATATGAGGTCTTTAGTTTTCACG GATGCGGAAcagaaaatagaaaattcatggAAGAATAACGGCATTTCTACACTGAATCTACGATCCAACAGACTAAAAGGCAATATAATCCTTGGGAACTATGGG AATCTCATCGAATTAGATGTGAGTGAAAACAACATCGAACACCTAGACCTGAGTGCTTTGGAACAACTGCAAACCGTCCAGTgttcaagaaattcattgaCCCAGCTGATAATTCACGGAAAACAGTTAACTTCCCTTATCGCTGGCAATAACA AGTTGAAATCGTTAGCTGTCACCTTTCCTCCATCCAACTTGAGGCATATCGATGTTTCGTACAATGATCTGGACTCTCTCCCAGAATGGCTGTCTGGGTGTTCCGATATTCGATGTATTTTTGCAAGCAACAACAATCTACAGACCCTTCCAGAGCACTTATTCTGCAACGAAATGCCTTACCTACACACCCTACAACTGGCCTACAATCAACTCCAAATGCTTCCAACGATACAGCGAAAACTACCTATACAAGAAATGTTCCTACAGAACAACAGTCTTTCAAATTTACCCAAAACTTTGTTCAGATATATACCCGACATGAAAGTGCTCAATCTTTCCAATAACAGACTTTGTGATTTACCAATTCCCGATTCGGTGTTGCTTTTGGAGAAATTATTCTTAACGGCCAATTGCTTGATAGATCGTTCTCTGGAAAAGATGACTCCATTCTTGACGAACATACGAATGCTCCATGCAGCTTACAATAACTTCACGTCCCTTCCTGAGAGCTGCGTGTTGTATTGGACCGAAATAGAAGAAATTGTCCTGTCCggaaacaaattattgaaattgcCGAACGAAATCGAGAAACTGAAACATCTGACGGTTCTTCGGGTCCATTCAAACCTCCTTCAGAACATTCCGAAATTATCCAGCTTGACGTCGCTGAGGGTTCTGGATCTCGCACACAACCAATTGGATAGGATTGATCTCACAGACCTAATACCgccaaatttgaaattcttggaCCTATCCTGCAACACCAAGCTTCACGTTGATTCGCACCAATTCAACACTTACAGGACACAAAGGCCAATGAGTCTGGTAGATGTTTCAGGCAAAAACAGAACCACGCTACCTTTAACTCCTTCCCCATTCTGCGAAAATGACTTGACAGAGTACAGTTGGAGCGTTGGTTTCTCTGAAACTTCCGGGTGCAAACAGAAACTTTATATCTCCCAAATAAGGTTACCAGCGTTTTGTAACACTGAAGCACTTTTTGGCATGTTTGACGGAGAAAACAATAGCAGTGTGCCGGTTGGAGTGGACAAAGTCGTTCCTAGAATATTGTTAGAAGAAAGGACCGTGAAAGAAACAGCTGTGGACTACATGAAATACACCATGCTTTCTGCTCATAGGGAGCTCAAAGACAAGGGTCAAAAACAAGGTTTGAACGCAGTTATTgtacatattttgaaaaccaaACAAACCCCAGAATATTCTTTTTGTGGTGGACCCAAGAAGTACATCATGAAGATAGCCAGTGTGGGTGACATCAAACTGGTTCTCGGGAGAGCTTCAGGACCTGTCAAACTCCTACCTGTAAAGCAAAGAAAACAGATCAGAACCAACCCACAATTACCGTATACAGTTCCTGATCCAGATCTAACCGATGTTTTCCTAGATGAAGAATACGAGTACATGATCATAGCTAATAAAACTTTGTGGGAAGTGATCAGTCCAGAAAATGCTATCAGAGAAGTAACCTTGCAGAGGAATGTCATACTGGCAGCTAAAAGACTTCAAGATTTGGCCCAAAGCTATGGCGCTGAAGAGAATTTAAGCATAATCGTTGTTAAGTTCAACATATTGAGTACTGACGTTGATCTGCTCATGAGGGAACTGAGGCAAACTTTCAGAAAGAGTAAATACCAAAGTGAGAGTGGATTTTCGTCGAGCACAACGTGTCAGCCTGGTTGCTGTTGCGAAGCTTTGAATAACGAGTGTGTAACCTGCATTGGTAAAGTTTTGAACGAAGATAGGTCGTCTCCAAGCGGTCAGAGCGATCACAACTGTAGCGACTGTAACTCATCGGCTAAATTGTTCATAAGCCAGTTGAACAAACAGAGCGATTCTTCAGGCAGATCCGTCAGAAGTGTTACCCCTTCGATCTTCGAAAGTATAGGGGTGAAGGCAAGTCCTGAACGGAGAAGTTACAGGGGAGTGGCCAAAGCACTCAGAGCTAGAAGGGAAGAGGAGAGAAACAAAGATGACAGCGATTCTGCACTTTCCGAAGAACAGTTCAAATGTTGGGAATACATGTTGGAGCAGAATACCCACATATTGTTTGATAAGGAGTTGAATACCTTGAAGAAGAAAGGGAAGAAATCCCAACTTGCACCTAAAACATCCCAGTTATCGAGAAGTAATCCGCTTTTGACTGAACAAACAACGAGTAATAATAGTTCAGGTGGTTTTTTGTCTAGGCAATTTGGTAGCGCTAGATCGTTCAATCCACTAGTATCGAGATCTCCATCTAGGTTTACTCTAGATAAGAAGCTGCTAGGAGGACCACATGCTGCTTATTTTGGAAGTTTGCAGAGGCTTATGCcttacaatttggagtatgatttCGCAGTGATGCACGAAAGGGGATTAGCGGATTCTTTGGATTTGGATAGAATGCAGCAGTACTGGGGTGTCACAACGACAGAACTATGA
- the LOC123310813 gene encoding regulator of MON1-CCZ1 complex, translating to HNLTDVKSQNKNITYKNAQKSNKTIIYLVISVPFELIVKTPNMATDDYYLELSDNPLRFEAGNQLTNVFFDDSNKHVFVVRSGGVMGVVVKDLSQPDKPLNFRMEDKGTVLSIKFSLDLKILAVHRTNSSIEFMNFNGNTLHEEYSQTCKKNNKILGFVWTFENEVAFITDHGVELYKVLPEKRTLKQLKTISNIVQWFVWCPFNKIVLLASAHGSQLQPISFRPGTIGKLPKVESISCKMAVERDITLAKIYGTPAILILRHQSGPQTAEVHIHELNGPGQAPIKTHVLKLGLSGRFAINIVDNLVLVHHQASRSSQIFDIALPGESDGVVKYHTSVAAAKSFKPVKLTIPSLDGAQTLPCDLYSPNWVVFQPNIVIDARLGCLWHINLCLPQLCNIISDVASCTQLLLRRTNGKQIILKVLLEKILQDNPLQDKIRESFNYINKEYRDYLEVELQNQTASPAFETIPNKPELKGNVIIIDQSEMYNEIFLKLDTDAEMNKLEWVLISYLTSLCEYDIKALPNINEMIVSTLIRRKKFATLQQLLQYGVIADSKALACILLSLGNVYPAGTQMALDMLSRLDAKDEIQEILLSQGQILTALKLSPDKRNPRKFLQAAQDFNDEQLFHTILYYYKNHPVYNSSFKKDSHLDSFVHYYSSVFEDK from the coding sequence CATAACCTGACAGATgtcaaaagtcaaaacaaaaacATAACCTACAAAAATGCCCAGAAAAGTAACAAAACCATTATTTATTTAGTTATTAGTGTTCCGTTTGAATTGATAGTTAAAACTCCAAATATGGCAACTGATGACTACTATTTGGAATTGTCCGATAATCCATTACGTTTCGAAGCCGGAAACCAATTGACGAATGTCTTTTTCGACGACTCCAATAAACACGTATTCGTTGTACGGTCTGGAGGTGTTATGGGTGTCGTTGTCAAAGATTTATCCCAACCAGATAAGCCGCTCAATTTCAGAATGGAAGACAAAGGTACTGTGTTGTCCATAAAATTCTCTTTGGATCTCAAAATCCTTGCTGTACATAGAACTAATTCATCGATAGAATTCATGAATTTCAATGGGAACACGCTGCATGAGGAATATTCccagacatgtaaaaaaaataataaaattttgggATTTGTATGGACATTTGAAAATGAGGTAGCATTTATCACTGATCATGGTGTAGAACTTTACAAAGTTTTACCAGAAAAAAGAACATTGAAACAATTAAAGACAATTTCGAATATTGTACAATGGTTTGTTTGGTGTCCATTCAATAAGATTGTTCTGCTTGCATCTGCACATGGGTCTCAGTTACAGCCCATTTCTTTTCGACCAGGTACAATTGGAAAGTTACCAAAAGTTGAGAGTATTTCTTGTAAAATGGCAGTTGAACGAGATATTACATTAGCAAAAATTTATGGAACACCTGCAATATTGATTTTGAGGCATCAAAGTGGACCTCAGACAGCTGAGGTTCACATTCATGAACTCAATGGACCTGGACAGGCTCCTATCAAAACACATGTACTGAAACTTGGTCTTTCTGGACGGTTTGCAATAAATATTGTCGATAATTTGGTCCTGGTTCACCATCAAGCTTCTAGAAGTTCACAGATTTTTGACATAGCCCTTCCGGGGGAAAGCGATGGTGTTGTTAAGTATCACACTTCAGTTGCTGCAGCTAAATCTTTCAAACCAGTTAAACTGACTATCCCCAGTTTAGATGGAGCTCAAACTTTACCTTGTGACTTATATTCACCTAACTGGGTTGTTTTTCAACCGAATATTGTGATAGATGCTAGACTTGGATGTTTATGGCATATCAATTTATGTCTTCCCCAATTATGCAACATTATATCAGATGTTGCATCTTGTACTCAGCTGCTTCTCAGAAGAACCAATGGCAAGCAAATTATACTGAAAGTATTGCTTGAAAAAATCCTGCAAGACAATCCACTCCAAGACAAGATAAGGGAGTCATTCAATTATATCAATAAAGAATATAGAGATTATCTGGAAGTGGAATTGCAGAATCAAACTGCATCTCCAGCATTTGAAACAATTCCTAATAAGCCAGAACTAAAAGGAAATGTTATCATTATCGATCAGTCTGAAATGTATAATGAAATTTTCTTGAAGCTAGATACAGATGCAGAAATGAATAAGCTAGAATGGGTACTTATTAGCTACCTAACTTCTCTTTGCGAATATGACATCAAAGCATTGCCAAATATAAATGAAATGATTGTTTCAACTTTgatcagaagaaaaaaattcgcTACTTTACAACAACTACTTCAATATGGTGTCATAGCAGATTCAAAGGCTCTTGCATGCATTCTTTTATCATTAGGCAATGTATATCCAGCTGGAACACAGATGGCTCTGGATATGTTATCAAGGTTAGATGCCAAGGATGAAATTCAAGAAATCCTCCTCAGCCAAGGGCAAATTTTAACTGCCTTGAAGTTATCCCCAGATAAAAGAAATCCTAGAAAATTTTTACAAGCAGCCCAAGATTTCAACGATGAGCAGTTATTTCACACTATTCTATATTATTACAAGAACCACCCTGTGTATAATTCTAGCTTTAAAAAAGATAGTCATTTGGATAGTTTTGTGCATTATTACAGCTCAGTATTTGAAgataaatga
- the LOC123311483 gene encoding cysteine-rich secretory protein 2-like, with protein MVRPCFVLLLAGFFEFCYTQGHYRKDRMPKIMGDRIPLSSLIPERPRTRRKIVSIHNVFRSRVKPAASNMLRMKWNYQIAEAAQKWTQNCKFLTHDNNDGRFIPNYGPCGQNIFVATQKVPWFFAINTWFLEKNNFIYGGENDLRKIGHYTQMVWAATHEVGCGISKCLSQNNGTWFKYYSYICNYCPIGNLPDKLGLPYKKGKPCHECQRNCHSRKLCTNSCPAADFWSNCDRLFKRWPGWLCHTGTKKGKERFRRCRATCSCRQKIHD; from the exons ATGGTTAGGCCATGTTTCGTGCTACTACTAGcaggattttttgaattttgctACACGCAGGGCCATTATAGAAAAGACAGAA TGCCAAAGATAATGGGAGATAGAATTCCACTGAGTTCTCTGATACCAGAAAGACCTAGGACTAGGCGAAAAATTGTCTCAATACATAATGTTTTTCGATCCAGAGTAAAACCTGCTGCTTCAAATATGTTGAGGATG aagtGGAACTATCAAATTGCCGAAGCTGCTCAGAAGTGGACGCAGAATTGTAAATTCTTGACACACGACAACAATGATGGTAGATTTATTCCTAACTATGGGCCCTGTGGGCAGAATATTTTTGTGGCCACACAAAAAGTACCCTG GTTTTTCGCTATCAATACTTGGTTTTTGGAGAAAAACAACTTCATCTATGGTGGTGAGAATGATTTGAGGAAGATTGGTCATTACACTCAAATGGTTTGGGCAGCCACTCATGAAGTAGGATGTGGAATTTCGAAATGTTTGAGTCAAAATAATGGAACATGGTTTAAATATTACAGCTACATATGTAATTACTGTCCAAT AGGGAATCTACCAGATAAGCTAGGACTGCCGTACAAAAAAGGAAAACCTTGCCACGAATGCCAAAGAAACTGTCATTCCAGGAAGCTCTGCACCAATTCGTGTCCTGCAGCTGATTTCTGGTCAAACTGTGATAGGCTGTTCAAACGTTGGCCCGGATGGCTTTGCCACACTGGTACCAAGAAAGGAAAAGAAAGATTCCGAAGATGTAGAGCTACATGTTCTTGTAGACAAAAAATCCACGATTAA
- the LOC123311484 gene encoding uncharacterized protein LOC123311484 codes for MPLLRNEVAKIYQVLSIFGNFTLFSSELLSIVSQKMETTREEIEGILKLFNAEPRRRYVDDSDEEELEDPVQTVNPIDGEPVVEEKKNPYAKIDAEEERRQKFEEFTAENNFFLDEEQTNTDWKKTPKWQLSYRQKVTPSDVFLQMGPKNPSTASCEDMIIEVFLPNDKRQNIDLKVKNTQLQLFSPNHILDIPLPHPVDPQKGNAQWDQASEKLTITLNMQREFDFMNF; via the exons ATGCCGTTACTGCGAAACGAGGTTGCTAAGATATATCAAGTTTTGTCAATATTTGGGAACTTCACCCTGTTTTCATCTGAGTTACTTTCAATAGTATCACAAAAAATGGAAACTACAAGAGAAGAAATCGAAGGAATATTGAAGCTATTCAATGCAGAGCCTCGTCGTAGATATGTAGATGATTCTGATGAAGAAGAATTGGAAGATCCAGTGCAAACTGTGAATCCTATTG ATGGAGAACCGGTCGTAGAGGAAAAGAAAAATCCGTATGCGAAAATAGATGCTGAAGAAGAAAGAAGACAAAAGTTTGAAGAATTTActgctgaaaataatttttttctcgatgAGGAACAAACTAACACGGACTGGAAGAAAACCCCTAAATGGCAGCTTTCCTATAGACAGAAAGTTACACCTTCCGACGTATTTTTGCAG ATGGGCCCAAAAAATCCCTCGACAGCCAGTTGTGAAGATATGATAATCGAGGTTTTTCTACCGAACGATAAACGACAGAATATAGATCTCAAAGTGAAGAATACCCAATTGCAGCTATTTTCTCCAAATCATATATTGGATATACCATTGCCCCATCCTGTTGACCCTCAAAAAGGAAATGCCCAATGGGATCAAGCCAGTGAAAAGCTCACTATTACTTTGAATATGCAAAGGGAGTttgattttatgaatttctga